From the Micromonospora echinospora genome, the window GCCGGAGCCACCGCCAACGAACTGCACATCCCGGTGGGGGAGAAGGTGCGGATCCGGCTGCGGAGCGCCGACGTGCTGCACAGCTTCTGGGTGCCGCAGCTCATGTCGAAGACCGACCTGATCCCCGGGGAGGACCGGGAGACCTGGCTGCACGCCGACCGGGCCGGCAGCTACCGGGGCCAGTGCGCCGAGTACTGCGGCACCCAGCACGCGCACATGACGTTCCTCGTGGTGGCCGAACCCCGCAGCGACTTCGACGCCTGGGTGACCCGACTCGGCTCACCCGCACCCCAGCCCCGGACCGACGCGCAGCGACGTGGGCAGGAGGCGTTCGTGCAGGGCACCTGCGCCGGCTGTCACGCGATCCGGGGCACCGGCGCGAACGGGCGGGTCGGTCCCGACCTGTCCGACGTCGGCTCCCGGTGGAGCATCGGGGCGGGAGCGGTGCCGAACGACGGCGGTCACCTGGGCGGCTGGATCGCCAACTCGCAGACGGTCAAGCCGGGCAACTACATGCCACCGCAGCCGGTCGACGCGGACCGGCTGCCGGACCTCGTCGCCTACCTGCAGTCGCTGACGTGAGCGGAGGGGAGGAGGAATGTCCACGACCGTCGCACCGGTTCCCGGAACGAGCCCGGAGGACCTGACCCGGCTGGAGGCGCACTGGGGGGAACGACCCTCGCTGCGGTCCTGGTTCACCACCGTGGACCACAAGCGGATCGGCCGGCGCTATCTGGTCACCGCGGGGCTGTTCTTCGTCCTCGCCGGGCTGAGCGCACTGGCGATGCGCACCCAGCTCGCCCGGCCGGACGCGCGGCTGCTCTCCCCGCAGGAGTACAACCAGCTGTTCACCATGCACGGCACGGCCATGATCTTCCTGTTCGCCACCCCGATGCTCTTCGGGTTCGGCAACTTCCTGGTCCCGCTCATGATCGGCTCGCGGGACATGGCCTTCCCGAAGCTGAACGCGTTCGGCTACTGGGTGTTCCTCTTCGCCGGTCTGTTCATGTGGGCGAGTCTGCCCTTCGGGGCGGCGCCGAACGGCGGCTGGTTCGCCTACGTGCCGCTGACCGAGGAGCAGAACACCCCCGGCCTGCACATGGACGTCTACGCCCTGGGGCTGCTGTTCCTCGGCGTCGCGACCACCGTGGGCTCGATCAACTTCATCGTCACGGCGCTCAAGCTGCGGGCTCCGGGCATGTCGCTGAACCGGGTGCCGTTGTTCGTCTGGGCGATCGTCGCCACCGCCTTCATGGTGATCTTCGCGTTGCCCGCGCTGAACCTCGACAACGCGATGCTCTTCCTCGACCGCCGGTTCGACACCCGCTTCTTCGACCCGGACGCCGGCGGGAACGTGCTGCTCTGGCAACACCTGTTCTGGATCTTCGGTCACCCGGACGTGTACATCGTCGTGATGCCGGCCCTGGGCATCGTCTCGGCCGTGCTGCCCGCGTTCACCCGGCGCGGGGTGGTCGGCTACGCGCTGATCGTGCTGGCCATCGTGTCGATCTCGATCATCTCGTTCGGGGTCTGGGTGCACCACATGTTCGCCACCGGGCTGCCACGGCTCTCGTGCAGCTTCTTCAGCGCGGCGAGCACGATCATCACCATCCCGTCCGGGATCCAGATCTTCGCCTGGCTCGCCACCATGGCGCTCGGCCGCCTGGTGGTCCGGGTGCCGCTGCTGTTCGTGATCGGGTTCGTCGTGACCTTCGTGCTCGGTGGCTTCACCGGCGCCATGTTCGCGCTGACCGCCTTCGACCAGCAGGTCACCGACTCCTACTTCGTGGTCGCCCACCTGCACTACGTGCTCATCGGCGGGGCGGTGTTCCCGATCCTCGCCGCCGTGTACTACTGGCTTCCGAAGATCACCGGGCGGATGTACCACGAGGGGCTCGGCCGGTGGGCCTTCTGGCTGGTGTTCACCGGCACGCAGGTGACGTTCTTCCCGATGCACCTCTCCGGACTGTTCGGCATGCCGAGGCGGGTCTACACCTACCCCGGCGAGCTGGGCTGGGACGGCTGGAACCTGCTCAGCACCCTCGGTTCGTACGTGCTGGCGGTCGGGCTGCTGCTGGTCCTCGTCGGGGTCGTGCACGCGATCCGGCGCGGCCAGCCGGCCGCGCCGGACCCGTGGGGCGGCGACAGCCTGGAGTGGTCCACCGACTCGCCGCCGAAGCCGTACAACTTCCCGGCGCTGCCGCAGGTGCACAGCCTGCACCCCACCTGGGACGAACCGAGCAGGGAGTCGATGGGTTCCGGCGCCGAACCGGACCGGATCCTGGCCGACGGGCGGAAGACCCTGCTCACCAGCGAACTCGACGGCCGTCGGGAACGGGTGGTGGAGATGCCCGAGGCGTCCCTGCAACCGTTGCTCCTCGCCGTGGCGATGCTGGTCTTCTTCACCGCGATGCTGTTCGCCTGGTATCCGGTGGCCGTGGGAGCTGCCGGGGCGGTGGCCGTCACCGTCGCGGTCTGGCTCTGGCCGCCGCGCCGGCCGGACCAGGAAGTCGGGGTGAGCGCATGACCCGGGGCATCGCGGCGGTCACCGGCACCGAGGCGCTGACCACCGAGCTGCCGGTCGGCCGGTCCACCGGCTGGTGGGGGATGGTGATGTTCGTCGTCACCGAGGCCACCCTCTTTGCCTGCCTGCTCGGCAGCTACTACTACCTGCGCTTCCAGTACGGCGCGCAGTGGCCGCCACCGGGCATCGAGCCGCCGGAGCTGCTGCTCCCGCTGGTGATGACCGCCGTACTGGTACCCAGCAGCCTGCCGGTGGTCTGGGCCGAACGCGGCATCCGGAAGGGGCAGAGCTGGCGGCTGCGGTCCGGCCTGGCCGCCACCCTCCTGCTCGGGGTGACGTTCCTGGCCCTCCAGGCCACCGAGTACGCGGACAAGCTGCGCCACTTCACCATCACCACCGACGCCTACGGTTCCCTCTTCTACGTCGTCACCGGGTTCCACGGACTGCACGTGGCGGTCGGGCTGACCATGATCACCTGGCTGCTGGTCGCCTCGCTGCGCGGTGGCAGCTTCGGCGCGCACCGCCACGACCGGATCCGCAACGCCGCCATCTACTGGCACTTCGTGGACGCCGTCTGGGTCGCCATCCTGTTCACCGTCTACCTCTCCCCGAGGCTGTGATGAGCACCCACCCCGGACCCCGGGTCCGGCTCGCCGGAGGGCTGCTGTTCTGGTATGCGGTGCTCGGTGGCGCGGTCGCCTGGGCGGTGCACCTGCTGGCCGGCTGGGGGGTCGAGGAGTTGACCTGCGCCAGCGGGAACGATCGGGTCGGCGCGGTCCCCCTGCGTACCGTCATCGGCGCCGCCGTGGTGCTGCCGGCGCTGGCCACCGTAGGCGCGCTGCTGGCCTCCGCGTTGGTCTGGCGGCGCACCACCCGCGCGCCGGCACCGGCCGGCGGGGAGCGGTCGCTGGAGCGCAGCCGGATGCTCGCCGTGGTCGGCATCTGGTCCAACCTGCTGTTCCTGGCCATCATCGGGCTGGGCGGCCTCGCTCTCCTGGTGCTACCGCCATGCCAGCGCTGACCGCCGCCGCGCCGGGAAGCGCGGACGAGGTGGCCGGCGGAATCCTCGCCATGCTGCTGGCCACCGCGCTGGCCCTGCTCGCCGCCGGCTACGGGCGGGGCGTCCACGAACTGTGGGACCGACGAGGTGTCGGCGACGTCCTGCCGGGCTGGCGGGTGGTCGCCTTCGGCACCGGCCTGCTCGTCCTGCTCGCCGCCCAGAACGGTCCGGTCGCCGCACTGGCGACTCGGGGCCTCGCCGGCCACATGACGCAGCACATGCTGCTGCTGCTCG encodes:
- a CDS encoding cytochrome c oxidase subunit II codes for the protein MDTSGDPGTRSRWQRWRRRLVPVVLGGVLASAGCSGTAPSILDPAGAGASRIAGLWWVLFWISMAVFVEVMLLLAWALVFRRRPGVRVRHGQPLRFVAITGAGIPLVILVTVYSLGLRDLAALGDGPAPGGPVIEVTGHKWWWEVRVAGVAGATANELHIPVGEKVRIRLRSADVLHSFWVPQLMSKTDLIPGEDRETWLHADRAGSYRGQCAEYCGTQHAHMTFLVVAEPRSDFDAWVTRLGSPAPQPRTDAQRRGQEAFVQGTCAGCHAIRGTGANGRVGPDLSDVGSRWSIGAGAVPNDGGHLGGWIANSQTVKPGNYMPPQPVDADRLPDLVAYLQSLT
- the ctaD gene encoding cytochrome c oxidase subunit I, whose product is MSTTVAPVPGTSPEDLTRLEAHWGERPSLRSWFTTVDHKRIGRRYLVTAGLFFVLAGLSALAMRTQLARPDARLLSPQEYNQLFTMHGTAMIFLFATPMLFGFGNFLVPLMIGSRDMAFPKLNAFGYWVFLFAGLFMWASLPFGAAPNGGWFAYVPLTEEQNTPGLHMDVYALGLLFLGVATTVGSINFIVTALKLRAPGMSLNRVPLFVWAIVATAFMVIFALPALNLDNAMLFLDRRFDTRFFDPDAGGNVLLWQHLFWIFGHPDVYIVVMPALGIVSAVLPAFTRRGVVGYALIVLAIVSISIISFGVWVHHMFATGLPRLSCSFFSAASTIITIPSGIQIFAWLATMALGRLVVRVPLLFVIGFVVTFVLGGFTGAMFALTAFDQQVTDSYFVVAHLHYVLIGGAVFPILAAVYYWLPKITGRMYHEGLGRWAFWLVFTGTQVTFFPMHLSGLFGMPRRVYTYPGELGWDGWNLLSTLGSYVLAVGLLLVLVGVVHAIRRGQPAAPDPWGGDSLEWSTDSPPKPYNFPALPQVHSLHPTWDEPSRESMGSGAEPDRILADGRKTLLTSELDGRRERVVEMPEASLQPLLLAVAMLVFFTAMLFAWYPVAVGAAGAVAVTVAVWLWPPRRPDQEVGVSA
- a CDS encoding heme-copper oxidase subunit III yields the protein MTRGIAAVTGTEALTTELPVGRSTGWWGMVMFVVTEATLFACLLGSYYYLRFQYGAQWPPPGIEPPELLLPLVMTAVLVPSSLPVVWAERGIRKGQSWRLRSGLAATLLLGVTFLALQATEYADKLRHFTITTDAYGSLFYVVTGFHGLHVAVGLTMITWLLVASLRGGSFGAHRHDRIRNAAIYWHFVDAVWVAILFTVYLSPRL